A genome region from Glycine max cultivar Williams 82 chromosome 5, Glycine_max_v4.0, whole genome shotgun sequence includes the following:
- the LOC102661938 gene encoding uncharacterized protein — translation MMKKELQASIKIEVSQIASHQPVPIESALIQVLGARVSTKGSCAEPQAQGLAKDPSDVGVELMGLYVVDGDGTMLVAMGISLMQMTWFMNDCSTSRGLTPVYGFLEPQAIHCAKDKRTKCEQYIANWVKESHREVYLGPYLNQAHWKLLVLCSRDNIVLWFCSLRKKPDVHIKAAINSFVASNFPASLLRIGSREYKSKHEGDLVAKCYFAKHKLVWEVLEGELKNKMEIQWSDIMALKANCLDTGPSLLTVVLARQPLLFKETNPQPRKHTIWQPTSDFTEGEACKHRQHFLEFPQGLLAKHFEKLIQCDTHLNFLSQQPEIILDSPHFGTRPAAFENLDNPEDPDLHLVNCKGSTTSCLQDIGSPHSSLSPSFKIEHNDLLGIASNNLPCEAPFPSSDALTSSETDFKGPRNWDQIKLPRLRPSMAVSDFIGHIEHCLFEQITSGNPSFCGGRLEFQEMLEEIAQHLLNDNKVITTSDEKSLMTRVNSLCCLLQKDPAALQSSHDKESADEGPADGKSIQLSHDLESMQNNKIKIWVMPLKL, via the exons ATGATGAAGAAAGAGCTACAAGCGTCAATTAAAATTGAGGTATCTCAAATTGCATCACATCAACCAGTACCCATCGAGTCGGCACTGATACAGGTATTAGGTGCCCGAGTTAGCACAAAGGGAAGTTGCGCTGAACCTCAGGCACAAGGATTAGCTAAAGACCCTTCTGATGTTGGTGTCGAACTAATGGGGTTGTATGTAGTTGATGGTGATGGTACTATGCTAGTGGCTATGGGAATATCCCTTATGCAGATGACATG GTTTATGAATGATTGTAGTACAAGCAGAGGATTGACTCCAGTTTATGGTTTCCTTGAGCCCCAGGCAATACACTGTGCAAAGGACAAACGTACAAAATGTGAACAGTACATCGCCAACTGGGTCAAGGAATCACATCGAGAAGTATACTTAGGACCTTACTTGAATCA GGCACATTGGAAACTTCTTGTTTTGTGTTCACGAGACAATATTGTactttggttttgttctttacgGAAAAAGCCTGATGTTCACATTAAGGCTGCTATTAACAG CTTTGTGGCTTCAAATTTCCCAGCTTCACTTTTAAGAATTGGTTCACGGGAG TATAAATCAAAACATGAGGGTGACTTAGTGGCAAAATGTTACTTCGCTAAACATAAGCTTGTTTGGGAAGTTCTTGAAGGTGAACTAAAGAACAAAATGGAAATCCAATGGTCAGATATCATGGCACTTAAGGCAAATTGTCTTGATACTGGACCTAGCTTATTGACTGTAGTG CTCGCTAGACAACCTCTTCTCTTCAAGGAGACTAATCCTCAGCCTAGAAAGCATACAATATGGCAACCAACATCAGATTTTACTGAAGGAGAGGCTTGCAAACACAG GCAGCATTTTTTGGAATTTCCACAAGGCTTGTTAGCCAAGCATTTTGAAAAGCTTATCCAGTGTGACACACATCTTAATTTCTTAAGCCAACAACCTGAGATAATCTTGGATTCACCTCATTTTGGTACACGACCAGCTGCTTTTGAGAACCTTGACAATCCAGAAGATCCTGATTTGCATCTTGTTAATTGTAAAGGATCTACCACATCTTGTTTGCAGGACATAGGATCACCTCATTCATCCCTGTCACCATCATTTAAGATTGAACACAATGATCTTCTTGGCATTGCCTCGAATAATCTACCTTGTGAAGCACCTTTCCCCAGTTCAG ATGCTCT TACAAGTTCTGAAACTGATTTCAAGGGACCAAGAAACTGGGATCAGATAAAATTGCCTAGACTCCGGCCTTCTATGGCAGTGAGTGATTTTATCGGCCACATTGAACATTGCCTTTTTGAACAAATAACTTCCGGAAATCCATCCTTTTGTGGTGGAAGACTAGAGTTCCAGGAAATGCTAGAGGAAATTGCACAGCATCTTCTCAATGACAATAAGGTTATAACAACTTCTGATGAAAAATCACTCATGACAAGGGTCAATTCTCTTTGTTGTCTTCTACAGAAGGACCCTGCAGCATTGCAGAGTTCACATGACAAGGAAAGTGCTGATGAAGGACCTGCTGATGGAAAAAGTATTCAACTTAGCCATGATCTTGAATCAATGCagaacaacaaaattaaaatatgggtTATGCCATTGAAGCTTTAA